Proteins encoded in a region of the Drosophila busckii strain San Diego stock center, stock number 13000-0081.31 chromosome 2L, ASM1175060v1, whole genome shotgun sequence genome:
- the LOC108599415 gene encoding T-box protein H15: MLVGSHPYLCNGVLPAAAASVATNNNNNNTAANATAAAAATTTTTASNKSAAGSATDFSIAAIMAREDASSRESSVRSASPISVEDEVDVDVVDCSDAEDQPPSKARRLNHHHHPHHHHHHHHHNNNNNNNNNNSVAHIKSSRSGGGANVEQLNTSSTSSQGRCSTPPQSPGTEDSEERLTPEPVQKAPKIVGSCNCDDLKPVQCHLETKELWDRFHELGTEMIITKTGRRMFPTVRVSFSGPLRQIQPADRYAVLLDIIPMDSKRYRYAYHRSAWLVAGKADPAPPARLYSHPDSPFSCEALRKQVISFEKVKLTNNEMDKNGQIVLNSMHRYQPRIHLVRLAHGQSIPSNPKELQELDHKTYVFPETVFTAVTAYQNQLITKLKIDSNPFAKGFRDSSRLTDFDRDPMEALLLEQQLRSPLRLFPDPLMQQFAAQQGAADPASMALFEKARQHLQMFGGNSPYAQLMMPQMYQAAQAAPPPHGLGAFHMFQQQWPQLTAGFLASANQQAAAAQAAAQAQAQAQAAAAAAMAANRTPPPPPTASTPSSTSSGSPSPDMRPRQYQRFSPYQLPAQSAPPPPPSSAASPNAAHASRSPAH; the protein is encoded by the exons atgcttgtGGGCTCGCATCCATATTTATGCAATGGcgttttgccagcagcagcagcaagcgttgctaccaacaataacaacaacaacacagctgccaatgcaacagcagcagcagcagcaacaacaacaacaacggcgaGCAACAAAAGTGCCGCCGGCTCCGCAACGGATTTCTCCATTGCAGCGATTATGGCACGCGAGGATGCCTCAAGCCGCGAGTCCTCAGTGCGTAGTGCAA GCCCCATTTCCGTTGAGGATGAAGTTGACGTTGATGTGGTCGATTGCAGTGATGCCGAGGATCAGCCACCAAGCAAAGCGCGCCGCCTCAACCACCATCATCACCcccaccatcatcatcatcatcatcatcacaacaacaacaataataacaacaacaataatagtgTTGCACACATTAAGAGCAgccgcagcggcggcggcgccaacGTTGAACAGCTAAACACAAGCTCAACAAGCAGTCAAGGACGCTGCTCAACGCCGCCCCAATCGCCCGGCACGGAGGACAGTGAGGAGCGTCTGACACCCGAACCGGTGCAGAAGGCACCCAAAATTGTTGGCTCATGTAATTGTGATGATCTCAAGCCGGTCCAATGCCATTTGGAGACCAAAGAGTTGTGGGATCGCTTTCACGAATTGGGCACCGAAATGATAATCACCAAAACGGGCag ACGCATGTTTCCCACTGTGCGCGTCTCGTTCTCCGGCCCATTGCGTCAGATTCAACCTGCCGATCGCTATGCCGTGCTGCTGGACATTATTCCAATGGACTCGAAACGTTATCGCTATGCATATCATCGCTCGGCGTGGCTTGTGGCCGGCAAGGCTGATCCAGCGCCGCCAGCGCGTCTCTACTCCCATCCAGACAGCCCCTTCAGCTGCGAGGCGCTGCGCAAACAAGTTATCTCCTTCGAGAAGGTCAAGCTGACTAATAACGAAATGGATAAGAACGGACAG ATTGTGCTCAACTCAATGCATCGCTATCAACCTCGCATTCATCTGGTACGCTTGGCTCATGGCCAGAGCATTCCCAGCAATCCCAAGGAGCTGCAGGAGCTGGATCACAAGACCTATGTCTTTCCGGAAACGGTCTTCACAGCCGTTACGGCGTATCAGAATCAGCTGATAACCAAATTGAAAATCGATTCGAATCCGTTTGCCAAGGGCTTTCGTGATTCATCGCGTCTGACCGACTTTGATCGCGATCCAAtggaggcgctgctgctggagcaacagctgcgctCGCCGCTGCGTCTGTTCCCGGATCCGCTGATGCAACAGTTTGCTGCACAACAGGGTGCCGCCGATCCTGCTTCGATGGCGCTGTTCGAGAAGGCGCGTCAGCATTTGCAAATGTTTGGCGGCAATTCGCCGTACGCTCAGCTGATGATGCCGCAGATGTATCAAGCAGCGCAAGCGGCGCCACCACCACATGGCCTGGGCGCCTTTCACATGTTCCAGCAGCAATGGCCGCAATTGACCGCCGGCTTCTTGGCCAGCGCCAATCAGCAAGCGGCCGCTGCACAGGCTGCGGCTCAAGCGCAGGCGCAAGCTcaagccgccgctgccgctgccatgGCCGCCAATCGCACACCCCCGCCGCCACCCACTGCCTCGACGCCCTCGTCCACATCCTCGGGATCACCGTCGCCCGATATGCGCCCGCGTCAGTATCAACGCTTTAGTCCGTATCAGCTGCCAGCGCAgtcagcgccgccgccgccgccgtcgtcaGCAGCTTCGCCCAATGCAGCGCACGCCTCACGCAGCCCCGCCCACTAG